From Candidatus Xianfuyuplasma coldseepsis:
ATGTGAATTTCCGTTCTGGTAAACCATTTGTCGCTCGTTTATTTAGCGGACTGACAAAACCGAAGAAGACCATTCATGGAGAAATGTTTGTTGGCAAAGTCGTTCAAGTTGGTAGTGGTGTTACAGAATTTAAAGTAGACGATCTGGTGTATGGTACCAACGGAATGAAGCTTGGAGCGTATGCAGAATATGTCGCAGTTGATACAAAAGAAGCCATCAAGAAAGTTCCAAATGATATCAAGTATAAAGATGCCCTTCCACTATTGGATGGAGGTATAACCGCATTACCTTTTCTGAGGGAACTCGCAAAAGCGAAAAAAGGAGATACTGTTTTAATTAATGGTGCTTCTGGGGCTGTTGGTTCCATGGCTGTTATGATTGCAAAGCACCTTGGATGCCATGTAACCGGTGTATGTAGTACCAACAATGTAGAGGCTGTTATGAATGTAGGTGCTGATGAAGTGATTGATTATACCAAAGAGGATTTCACACAAAATAAAAACACCTATGATATAATTTTTGATACCGTAGGGAAAGCATCCTACTCGAAAGCCAAACAAGCCCTCACTGAACATGGTCTCTTTATAACTACTGTGCCTACACCAGGAATCATGCTTCAAGCATTATTCAAAAAGAACAGTACCAAACGAAGAGCTAGTTTCATGGCTGCGGGTTTACGAAAACCAGCACAAAAAATCAGTGATCTTGAGTACCTCGAAGAACTTATCCGTAACAACGAATTAACACCATTACATGGTAACGAGTATCCATTATCAAAACTAGGTGAAGCTCAAACCTATGTCGAAACAGGTCACAAAGTGGGAAATGTAACAGTAATCGTAAAAAAAGAAGCCTAAAATAGGCTTCTTTACTTTATATTGTTCCTAGAATAAGTGGGTGAAAAACCATCCATTCGGTCTCTAGATCAAATAGTTACTTTTTTGATGGAAACGAAGTGAAAATATGAATTAAACTCTTGATACAAAAAGGTCTCTTGATAATCCACTTCTAAACAGTGCTTTGATTTCGTAATAATTTCATTCAAATGCTTAACTCTAAAACCACTCTCTTGTACAATGAGAACGAATCGCGCGTTATTCTTCATCTTATCGATAATTCGATTAATGGACCTTGTTTCCTCGGCAATATCGTTTTTATAAAAATGAAACATCGAATTCATTAAAATGATATCGTATTCTTGGAAACTCGCAAAATCTTTATAATCTGTGACTTCACCAACGACATCTAATTTCTCTTTCGTTGCGATCTCATTTAATTGATTGATTCCAACATCGGATATATCTATTCCTCTTACAGAAAATCCCATACGACCTAACTCTAGAGTATCCCTCCCTTGTCCACAACCTACATCTAATATCATACTCGATCGATCAAATCGATCAAAATAACGTATTAATTCAGGATATGGTTTTCCAAAATAATTAGCCTTTTTATAGTACTTATTATATGAAGACATGAAATCACTCCCTACGATAATTCTAGCAAAATTCAATGCATATTTAAAGGTAATTAATCCGTGTGCTTTATATGAAAACAAAAAAAGAAGCAATAACTGGCATCTTTTATTTATATAATGGTAGCGGTGACAGGATTTGAACTGTACCAAAGATTTAGAGACCCAAAATGTAATACTTACTCTACCTCCACATAAATAAAGAAACATTCCACGAGGAGTATTTCAGAATTATCCTTTAATATATTCAAAATCAATTACTACCTTAGATTTTGGCAAATAAGTGATTGATATCTCATCACTAACTTTAGGCATCTTATCTTTACATAGAATGTAGAACTTAATACCATTAACAACAAAAACTAATGTATTGTGACCCCTTGTATCAAACCAAACAAAATCATAGACTTTAGAAACTTCTCCTTTGAGTACCTTAGTGTTTAAGTGCATATCATCTATGAGTTTTAACCCTCTTATTAATCTTGGTATCATAATGATGTTTAACCCTATCATTATAAATCCACTAACTAAGACAAATGTTGTATCTATAGCTTCAATAACATAACCAAGAGTGAAAAATAATGAGAGAATCATTGTTAAAATAATTGCCCCCAACGGCCTATAGAACAAGTCTTTCTTATAGTTTCTATACTCTTTTAGTATATTCATGCTACCCCTCCAATACTCAACATTATAGTAATTATATCACATCTAGAAATCTAATGTAAGACAGCAAATGCACAATGGTCTTATCGATATAATTGTGTACATCACAAACAAAAAGAAGCCTATCTTGGCTTCTTTACTTTATATAGTGGCAGGGGTGACAGGATTTGAACCCGTACTAACGGTTTTGGAGTCCGATTATATGTTTTTTCAGCACTCCAATAAGCTAGTAAAGTTCATTACCTTACCCTATACAATAATTATACTAAAGAAAGCGGGTGATAACAACATAGACGCACCACAAAAACAGGTCCACTCCCTGGCACGACTATTAAGGGGAGTATGAATTGCAACAAGAGTTCCAAAGTTAAAAGAAAGGATGTTGCAATCGGTGATCATGTCATAAACTGGCTACCACATTGCCTTCGGGAAAGGGTGGCACTAAACAATGTTAGGCTCTGTTCAAATACAGACTTCATAAGACCTACAGCATAAGTTGATCACTTAAACATGATAGTTCGGTACTGCCGCACCTATAAAGAAATCACTATAGTAATAATAAACGAAATAAGAAGAAAAGGAGAAGGAAATGAAAAAGACGACATCCTTCAATAAAGATTTGTTTAAAAAAAGTTTAGTTAATAGTTTAAGTAATTATAAAGAGGGTTCTAAACAACAAGTAGAGCGCACTCCTAAGTATTCTACTGGAATAATTCCTTTGGATGATTTACTTGAAGGTGGTTTCCCAATGGGAAGCATAGTTGGCTTTGGTTCAGAAGCCGGTGTAGGAAAAACAACCATACTTTTACAAGCTTGTGCAAACATTGTTAAGAAGTACAACAAGACTGTTTACTACATTGATGTTGAGAATGGAGCAAAACTAGACTTGATCTACAAAATGGAATACACAGATATGTTGTACCATCCTGAATCAAATCCAGAAGGCAGGTTTTATCTACTATCATTCAAAACTATACAAGACATTGTGAGTTTTATTAACCAGGCTGCGAAAGGTCAAGATACTGCCGTAATTGTAATTGATTCTGTAACACAAGTTGTGGATGAAGAATCCAAAGAGAAAGATGATTTGGATGTATCTAATAAACAAAAGGGAAAAATCGCAACAATGTGGTCTAAAGCATCAAGAGCTTTGAACACTATTATCGGTGACTCTGACATTAGTCTAATCATGGTTCATCAAGCAAGACAAAAACTAAACGACTTCAACCCTAAAACCACTTCTGCTGGTGGGAATGCTCTAAAACATATCACCTCAGTTGAGTTATGGGCAAAAAAGGGGAAATACATAAACGAGAAATATGTAACAGTTGACAAGGCGTCAAACTCAATAGGTTTCAATGTTAAACTTCAGAGTTTGAAGTCTAGATGTGGAGATTCGGACTCTTCAAGAAATCTAGTACTTTTCAAGGGTAAAGGCGCTGTTAATGTTTTTGCTGTAAAGGAATGGCTTGAAGAGTATCAGTATTATGATAAAAAGAAAGAGGAATACATCCCGTACTTCACTAAAAACGACCCTTGGAAGACATACAACATTCCTCAGTTAAGTATCTACATTAAGGAGAGATCTTATACAAAAATTCTTGAGCAGCTAAACTACCATAGAGATGAACTTATTCCATATGTTATACAACAACTCGAATCAAATTGGTAGATAATGCCTCAATAACAACTAAAATACTTATTATCATTATGGGTTCTCACAAATAAACAATCAAAAACACTCCTATATCAATGTGATTTAGAAGTGTTTTTGTAATAAAAATCCCAGTAGCTTTCTCAAGATTAGTAAAATTAACCTCTAATCCGTAATTGTGAGAGAGTCACAACTATATTGATTATAGATACTATAAATCATCAATTATTTGTTTTCTTTTAGTGTTGTATTCATCCTCAGTGATAATACCTTTGTCTCTTAAAGAAGTTAACTTTTCTAGTCGCTCAGTAACGTCAGTATCTTGCTTCTGAATTTTCGGTTTAAAGTGTTTGGATTTATCTATCCTACTAAATCTTGTGTTCATAGATTCAAGATATTTATCAATCCATCTAGGTGCTGATTGGAATCCAACAGATCCATCCATTGAGTCAGCTTGAATATTAACTTTCGTTCCATCTTCAACTCGACTAAAAGTAATTCTTAACTTGGCAGGATTCAATGGAGGAAAGAATTTCATTGGGCACTTAATTACTATTGAACCAATTCCCCTATTGTTGCTAACTACCTTACCAATGTCGTTACCAGCATTTATGCATAAGTTAAATGCATCATCAAATTCTAAAGGTAGGACCATTTCTCTAGTCCCCTTTTTAAACATTGTACCTACTAACATGTTACACCTCCATAATCCTATATTAAACCAGAAGTAATCATGTAATCAATAAAAACTGCTTACAAAAAGTCCCGCACAGTGTAATTTTTCATAAAAACTTGATCATTCTTCACCAAGAAAGACATTAAAGGGGGATGTATTTTCCTTCCCAAACATACTAACTACAGAGTTAGACTTCGTTAGCTCCATCAATGTACTTGTCATAATCGATGTCTTTGGTTTTATCAAGACTGATAAAAGTAACCTTATCAGCTACAACTGTTAAGTCTTTTACGATGATCTCTAAGTGTGCCTTAACTCCGATCATGCTTCCAACCTCGATATGTTCTTTAATAGCATTTGATAAATGCCTAGATAGTCTTACATTAATCTCATCAGTGTGGTTTTCTGTTTCGTTTACATTAGTAACCAACAACGAGATTAATAACTCTTCAGGATTTCCAGCACTAGTAACAAAGTCATATATACCAGTAACCTTACCTACCAAAATGACTTGATTCAACATGGAAATCAACTCCTTTCAACTATAGTTGATGTATTAAGTATAACCGGTTAAGCGCCTAAATGCAGCCCTAAAATAGAAAAAGATGATACTATTGAACTGTATCATCTGTATTCTCTGTATTTGACTTCTTAGGTGATTTTATTTTCTTGATTGTCACTTTCACTATGTTTTGTAGAACCAGAAAATCTTGTTTGACATCTGTCTTTATTACATCTAGAGTTAAGTATCCTTTACGAACCAGTACTATTGTTACTACACCACTACCTGTTATCGAAATCCAAAAGAATGATAGGAAGATATAATGAGAGCCAAGTAAATCCCATCTAGTAACTTCAATGAATGAAGCATAATGATCGTTGGTATAAAATAACTGCTCACTTGAGAAAACAAATCGCTCAGCACCAACATCATCTGTTGTGGCATTGATATATGCTTCAGTATATGAATATCCGTCTGGTAGTAAAACTGGATCTCTAGTATTGTCGTATACAGCATAAACTGTTACATCGTATTCCCCAGGAGCAACTCCTTGTGACTTAGGCACGTAATTGCTAGGCAATTCATCATACTCTAGTATATACATTGCGACATGATCATAATCAGTATATGTTTTATAACGTCTAGCATTCACATCTGTACTCATTGACATAATTAACAGAAAAAGTACCACAGGAAGGAAAATGTATCTTATCCTTCTTCTAAATGACTCTTGTTCTAAACTTAAAAGAAACTTGTCTATACTATCTCTAATCTTCTGATTCATCCACTTTATCCATAAGGAACTTTACAGCAGATGTAACTGAGTTCAAATTGAATCTATGATTACTATCATATGCATTTGGGATACTGAACACTGCTCCAGCATCAAGTAGTACTTTAGCAATAGCAAGTCCATCTTCAAAATTCACTTCTTCTAAGGCTAGATCTAGAGATTTCTTATCAACTATGTTGATCAATGCTTTGACAGCCATCAAGTCGTTTGCTTTTACTGCATCAATGATTCCATTGGACATCTGATGTTTGTTAAGATTCATATTAGATACTCTATCTTGAACGTATGCTCGATCATTAATTTTCAAGAGATTCTCAACAGTCTTTAGATCATAGTTATCATATAGGAACTTAGCACACTCTGTAGCCTCATAATTAATCGCAAAGTCAAACATGTCCTTGTTCACATTATATTTGCTTCTATCGAGGAAGTACTTAAGAATATGTACTACATCTTTCTCTATTGCAACCTGAACTAGTTTAGGGACACCCCTGTCTCCCATTCTCACTAATCTTAATTCGGGAATAAGTTTTAATGTCTCGTCATTGGTACAAGCTAGAACGGCAGAAACGTATTCCTTCATATTCTCTGAGAGGTTTGCATACATGGGTAAAATTTTCTTACCTATTCTTAGCGAACCGCTTCTCTCTGATAATCTAGGTATCTCTAATTTACCATGATGATAACTAACAACATTGCCTTCTTCATCTTTTATCGGAGTACGGAAACTCGACTGTAGTAATTTCAAATCGTTGTTCTTAATAAGAAATGCAACAAATCGAGGATTGTTATTCAGTGACTCAATGATAAGTTGTTTAGAAAAGAGAAATTTGAATTTCTCTAAATCGTTACTCTCAATACAATAGTCTAATAATGTCTTACCATTACTATCAGGCTGTTCAGGAGCCAAATCTGGATTGATTTTATCAATGTCTTGGTTATAAAACTTGCTTAACATTGTTTCTCGCTCTGAACCAGCATATAGGATGTCATCCACTTTTACATCTAGAAACTCTGCAATCATCATTAGGTTCGAGATCTCAAATGAACTCTTACCACTTAAATTCTGAGATACTGCTTGTTTGGATATACCAAGATAATCAGCCAAATTCTCTTGTGTATGTCCCTTTAATCTGAGTTGCTCTTTGATAAATTTTCCAATTTCAACTGTGTTCATTTTGATTCCTCCTTTTGATAACTTCATTATAGTCAAGTTGTGATTTATTTGTAAGCAACTAATAGTTAATTTCTCCTTTACAATATAAAAATGATACATAGTAAAGTAAACCACTCATTAACTTTCTTTTACTTAAGCGGTATTAAGACTATGTATCAAACTATTTCGGAAGTAAATTACCCCTTATTTTTATTTTATCATTTTACAAAATAAAGTATAACAAAAATTTTCAAATGTCTCTTCTTGTTTTAGAATGGCAGATCATCTTCCGACACTTCAATATAAACAGGTTTCTTTTCATTAATACGTACTTCAAGTAGTTTGTTTTGAAAAGAATGTATTAATGCATCCAATAATTCTTCATTTTTGTCTTTCAATGCTTCGTATATTTTATTTAAAACTTTGATATCTTCAACAGGAATTCCAACATTGCATTTAACTTTTATATCTAAGGAATCAAAAAGATCTTCAGCTCTAACAGAATGTTCAAACCAATTCCTTTTTATCAATATGTTTAGATTGTCTAAAATCTCTTTAATTGATGCAATACTAAATTCATTATAGACATTAAATCGGGGTTCAAAATGAACATCTCCATTCCAAATTTCTAATCTATCATAAAATATACTTACCATACTATCTAAAGCCTGTTGTCTCAACTCATCATAATTAATCTCTGGTTTAGTTTTATCTAAAGGAGATTCTTCGATGGAATCTTTGTTTTCTTCATCGTAATCAATGGTTATTTGAAGTTCTTTCTCTAGCTTATTAAGCTGCCCTCCATCTATTATTGACATTGAAAAATTAGTTTCATCTAGAAACTCAGTTTTCAAAGCATTAGAGTTGTTTAGAAATCCTTTGTCGGATGTTATAAAGTATAGGTTTTGATATTTCTTCATTTCAAAGTACTCTAGAAGACTAATCCATATCATACTATCTTTAAAACCTTTGTCGCTTGCATTCTCATTGCTGTTGAAAGGTGGTAACTTATATCGATCTCTTTCAAGTAACTTGTCAAGCATCTTTTTCTTATTGTAGCTGATAACTTTATCCTTAAAATGATGATCAATATATTTATCAAGTGACTTCTCATAAAGTATTATCTTGTCTTCAAGATTTACTTTATTATTTATCTCAACATACTCTACTAACTCTTCTTTTAGTACCTCTATTTTTTCATAAGATTTTTTTATGTCTCTTGCTTTAATGTTCTTAATCTCTTTAACAACAATTTCAGGGACAAAAACATCATATTGTTTTTTACACTCTACTATAAATCTTGTTATGTAATTGTCCTTTCGTTGTTCTATTAGAAAATTTGTATCTATTACAATAGCATTTTCCATTATATCTCTCCATCCAAGCCTAATTTAAGTATTTTCATAAACCAGTTCAATCGTTTCACAATGTACTAGTCTTATGAATTTATACTACCTAGCCTTCTTCTATTTTCTTTTCACCCATTTTGCCTCACCCTTTTTTTTAAAGAGTGTAATAAAATATGATTCAACTGCCGGTGCCATCCAATGTGGTTCTATCAAAAAAGATTTATAATATACAAACCTACTAGGAATTGGCAAAGTCATTATATAGTCATAGATTTTCTTTATGCAAGATTTTGTTTTTGCTTGAGTGTTTTGCACAATGTGAGACTTGATACGTGTGTTAATACCCTTTTTATTTTCCTTCTTACCAATATATTGACACCTACCAAGGTTATCAAATATAAAATAGATGTTATTAGAAGAAGGTTCCAAGACCTTTGTATCTTTTCGTTTCAATACTTGGTATCTTTTTGGTTTGTTGTAAACCATTCTTTTGAATTTAGATGGATTTTGAATGTCGTTTTCGATTGTGTCGAGAACGTTCTTTATACATGCAAAACCACTGAAATTGTAATCGGCCATAAACTACCTCTTCTTAATACTAAAAATCTGCACTTATATGTGAAAGAGAAATTATTTTGGTTAGCAACAAATCAATAGACTCCTCTTTATACTTTCTTTCTTTCGACCAGTCTCTAATCTTCTTTATGAGAATTTCAATATCGCTTTTATTATCAACAATAATATATTCAATATCTTTAATATCAAGTTTTAACTTGAAGGCACTTTTTAAGTCATCACGAATATCTTTGTTGAACAGGTTCATCTGTTCTTCCCAAATGAACAAACTTTTGCCTGTCGTATCTTCAAACACATTCTTATTCGGTACGAATCTCCATTCATTTTCTAGATAGTACCTAGTAACCTTATCATCTTTCCTGATTATCATTGGTTTTGAATAAGTTTTCATCAATCTTAGGTAGTTTAGAGCATTTGTTTGTAGATATAAAGAATCTCCATCTAGTACCTCTTTAGACATTTGATATTCTCTTGAATCTGTCACTTTTGCCACCAATAATCTCATCTCAGTGTATATAGGCATCTCTGAGCTATAATACCAAAGTGGGGTCAACCCATTATGCAAACCCCAAGATTGCTTCATTCCAATGGCAATTCCACCATATTTTGTTTTGTGTTCTTTTATGCTTGTTAATGGGATATCACAAAAGCATACCATTGGGAAGGTACTCGATCCTAGTTCATCTATTAATTCAGAATCAAATAATTCTTCCTCAAACCCAAATAAATCATCAATTTGTTCTTTATTATAGAAGGGTATAAATCCATGTTCTAAAATACTTATAATAGTGTCTATATCTCTTGTAAAATGAAACAATGAGTTAGTTTTATAAGCCATATTGTACCTCATTTTCACACACCAATTCAGTTTGTTCCATAATCAATTTCACTGATCGATCGTAGTTGTTTGGGTCTGTTGGATCATCTGGTGGATACTTGTATTTCTTAAGTAGCACTTTGATTTCGAATCTCATTTTAGCTCTAACTGAATCTCTAATGTTCCAGTCTACGGTAGTGCTTGCTTTAATTTTAACAGTTAGCTCTTTGGCAATATCTTTGAGGACATCAATACCCATTACCTCTTGAGCCTTGATGTTTGATGCAAGTGCTTGATAGAATGCATATTCATCTTCAGTGAGTCCAGATTCTTTACCAGCTTCAGCAGCTTTAGTAATATCTTTTGCTAAGGCTATCAATTCTTCAATGACTATAGTAGAATCAATAAGTCTCTTGTGATATTTAGCTAGGGAATCCTCTAACATTTCAGAGAACAATCTTGACTGAACCACTGTTTTGCGTGAAAATGCTCTGATCTTACCTTGGATAAGACGTTTGAGAAGTTCAACTGCAACATTCTTATGATCCATGTTCTTGAACTCTTCTAAGAACTCATCTGATAGGATAGAGATATCAGGTTTAGCTAAACCTATTTCAGACATAATATCTATAACCTTGTCAGATTTTAAGGACTTAGAAATCAATTGATTCAACTCTCTATCGAGTTGGTCTCTTGATTTCTTTTTATTGTTATCAGTAGTAAGTTTGATAATTCCCGCTCTTACAGACTTATAGAAACCTATCTCAACATTGTGCTTCTCTGCTGTTTCAGTAGTAGCACAAAGAGAGTAAGCTTTTGTGAGTTCTGAAGTTAGTTTGATATAATCTTCTTTTCTCTTAATCGATAAACCAACAATATAGTCTATTGTAGCCATAATGATTTTGAGTTTATCTGTCTGTCTACCTTTGAAATATAGAGAGTAGTCGAACCCATGAAGTAATTCTCGCACCAGTTCCAGTTTCTCCATCATAACAGAAACAGCTAGTTCTGTATCTACTCCAGTTTGTTCTCTATCACTATCTGTATATTGAGATAGAGCTTTTTTAAGACTTTCTGCAATACCTATATAGTCAACAATAAGTCCACCTTGTTTCTCTTTAAACACACGATTCACTCGTGCGATTGCTTGCATTAAGTTATGTCCTTGCATAGGTTTATCAACATACATGGTATGTAAACTTGGAACATCAAATCCTGTAAGCCACATATCACGTACTATTACGAGTTGTAGTTCATCGTCATTGTCTTTCATACGTCTAGATAATGTATCTCTAGTTTGTTTATTACCGATATGTGTTTGCCAATGCTCAGGATCTGAAGAACTACCTGTCATAACGACTTTTATTTTACCTTTCATCAACTCATCTGAAAGCCAATCAGGCCTTAGTGCAATAATTGCATCATGTAGTTCAACAGCAATTCTACGACTCATAGCTACGATCATACCTTTTCCAACTTCGGTTTCCATAGAAGCTTGACGTTTTTCAAAATGTTCTACAAGATCTTTAGCTACAACCTTAATTCTAGGTTCAGCTCCAACAATTGCTTCTAACCGTGCCCATTTACGTTTGAGACCTTCTTTTTGGACATCTTCTTGGTATTCGGTTATATCATCATAATTCTCATCTATAAGCTCGTATTCTTCAGTGAAGTCAATTCTCGCTATGCGGCTTTCGTAGTAGATTTTAACGGTTGTTCCATCTTCCACTGCACGGGTCATATCATAGACGTCAATATAGTCTCCAAAGACTGCTCTTGTGTTCTTGTCAGTAGTTTCTATTGGTGTACCAGTAAAACCAATATATGAGGCATTTGGAAGGCTGTCACGCATGTGTTTGGCATAGCCATACTTCTCATATGCCTCTTCTTTTGTTTTTACAACTTCAGCTTTAAAACCATACTGGCTTCGATGTGCCTCATCAGCCATAACAATAACGTTCTTACGTTCTGTTAAAGGTGTCACTAACCCTTCTTCGTTAGGAGCAAACTTATGTATAGTAGTAAAGATGATACCTCCTGAATCTCTACCATCTAATAGTTCTTTTAGATGGTCTCTTGATTCTGCTTGTTGTGGATAGGAACGTAATAAATCTTTTGACTTAGAGAACGTAGAGAACAATTGATCATCTAGATCATTTCGATCTGTTATTACAACAATAGTTGGATTTGATAGTTCTTGTGAGATTACCATCTTACCAGCATAGAAGACCATAGATAGTGATTTACCACTACCTTGTGTATGCCATATAACTCCAATACGTCTATCCCCATCTTCACTAGTAGCAGTATAAGTGCTTTCTAATGCAGTATTCACAGCATGGTACTGATGGTATCCAGCTAATATCTTATTGTAGTCATTGTTGTTCTCTTGGAACAAGATGAACTGTTTGATAATATCCATAAAGATATCTTTACGGAACATACCTTTTAGTAAGGTTTCTAGTTGAGGTAATACTTTAGGAGCAATATTAATACCATCTATTGTACGCCAAGACATATACCATTCTTCATTTGAAGTAATCGTACCAGCTTTAGCTACGTGTCCATCACTAATAACATTGAATGCGTTGTAGACAAATAAATTACTAATAGATTTTTGATAGTTCTTGATTTGTCTGTAAGCATGATGAACTGTCACCTTCTCATCCGAAGGTGTTTTAAGTTCGAAGACAACCAATGGTAAACCATTGACAAAAAGAACTATATCAGGACGTTTTTCAACTCTGTTCTCAACAACAGTGAATTGATTCACAGCAAGGAAGTCATTGTTCTCAATATTCTCAAAGTCAAAGAGTTGGATGTTTGGATATACTGTGCTTCCATCCTCTTCTTTATGTAGGACAGTAACTCCCTCATTAATCATCTTATGAAAGGCATGATTATTAGCAATCAAAGATACTTGTTTAGGAATGGTGATCTCTCTAATCGCATCTTCAATGACTTGTCTTGGAACTGTATCATTAATACGAAGAAGCGCTTCTCGTAAGCGCTCAATTAATATTACTTCTTCATATGAATCCCTTTCAGGATATTCCCCGTCAAATGAGATATTAGGACCAAACTCAATATTGTATCCTAATTCTTCTAGCCACTGTAAAGCAGCTTCCTCTACATCCGACTCATAAAATACTTTTACTCCCATTTCATCACCCCTCAATAGGTACTTCTATCTCTCCACTCATTAGTTTTGGTAATAGTGTATCTCTAGTTATGGTTAACACTTCATTCTCTTTACCATTCTGCTGTATTTGTTCATAAGTATCCAAATAAAAACTAGCTAGTCTGTCTATCCATTCTTTGTTTGGGATTACAATCTTGTATTCATTCAATATAAACTTCAAATCAAAATTCTTTATTCCAGTAGTCCCATTCTCATAATTGAAGAAAACATTATTGTTATACAAGTATTCAAAAGTAAGACTTATATAAGGTGATAAATTTATGTCTTTTGGCTCAATAGCTCTACAAAAATTAGTGCATATAACCTTATCATTATATCTATGTATAAATTCTTTTGATATCAAAGCTGTTCTACCAGTCGACTGTTTAGGACTTCCCCCCGATATCTCAACTACTATATCTCCAGCTTTCAATTTCTTCTTGAGAAAGTTCTTATTAAGTATATATCTGGTTGGGCATTTTCCTTTATCCCCAACTTTGATTGAGTTTATATCTGCACCTCTAATACACACAACTTCAGAAGTATAGTTACCAGTTATTGCTTCTTTACCCCAGTCACCTGCAATCGTTGTAGCTACAAGATCTCCTAGACTCCCGA
This genomic window contains:
- a CDS encoding abortive infection system antitoxin AbiGi family protein: MAYKTNSLFHFTRDIDTIISILEHGFIPFYNKEQIDDLFGFEEELFDSELIDELGSSTFPMVCFCDIPLTSIKEHKTKYGGIAIGMKQSWGLHNGLTPLWYYSSEMPIYTEMRLLVAKVTDSREYQMSKEVLDGDSLYLQTNALNYLRLMKTYSKPMIIRKDDKVTRYYLENEWRFVPNKNVFEDTTGKSLFIWEEQMNLFNKDIRDDLKSAFKLKLDIKDIEYIIVDNKSDIEILIKKIRDWSKERKYKEESIDLLLTKIISLSHISADF
- a CDS encoding type I restriction endonuclease subunit R, coding for MGVKVFYESDVEEAALQWLEELGYNIEFGPNISFDGEYPERDSYEEVILIERLREALLRINDTVPRQVIEDAIREITIPKQVSLIANNHAFHKMINEGVTVLHKEEDGSTVYPNIQLFDFENIENNDFLAVNQFTVVENRVEKRPDIVLFVNGLPLVVFELKTPSDEKVTVHHAYRQIKNYQKSISNLFVYNAFNVISDGHVAKAGTITSNEEWYMSWRTIDGINIAPKVLPQLETLLKGMFRKDIFMDIIKQFILFQENNNDYNKILAGYHQYHAVNTALESTYTATSEDGDRRIGVIWHTQGSGKSLSMVFYAGKMVISQELSNPTIVVITDRNDLDDQLFSTFSKSKDLLRSYPQQAESRDHLKELLDGRDSGGIIFTTIHKFAPNEEGLVTPLTERKNVIVMADEAHRSQYGFKAEVVKTKEEAYEKYGYAKHMRDSLPNASYIGFTGTPIETTDKNTRAVFGDYIDVYDMTRAVEDGTTVKIYYESRIARIDFTEEYELIDENYDDITEYQEDVQKEGLKRKWARLEAIVGAEPRIKVVAKDLVEHFEKRQASMETEVGKGMIVAMSRRIAVELHDAIIALRPDWLSDELMKGKIKVVMTGSSSDPEHWQTHIGNKQTRDTLSRRMKDNDDELQLVIVRDMWLTGFDVPSLHTMYVDKPMQGHNLMQAIARVNRVFKEKQGGLIVDYIGIAESLKKALSQYTDSDREQTGVDTELAVSVMMEKLELVRELLHGFDYSLYFKGRQTDKLKIIMATIDYIVGLSIKRKEDYIKLTSELTKAYSLCATTETAEKHNVEIGFYKSVRAGIIKLTTDNNKKKSRDQLDRELNQLISKSLKSDKVIDIMSEIGLAKPDISILSDEFLEEFKNMDHKNVAVELLKRLIQGKIRAFSRKTVVQSRLFSEMLEDSLAKYHKRLIDSTIVIEELIALAKDITKAAEAGKESGLTEDEYAFYQALASNIKAQEVMGIDVLKDIAKELTVKIKASTTVDWNIRDSVRAKMRFEIKVLLKKYKYPPDDPTDPNNYDRSVKLIMEQTELVCENEVQYGL